Proteins encoded in a region of the Mycteria americana isolate JAX WOST 10 ecotype Jacksonville Zoo and Gardens chromosome 9, USCA_MyAme_1.0, whole genome shotgun sequence genome:
- the LOC142414740 gene encoding LOW QUALITY PROTEIN: anterior gradient protein 3-like (The sequence of the model RefSeq protein was modified relative to this genomic sequence to represent the inferred CDS: substituted 1 base at 1 genomic stop codon), whose protein sequence is MKRTPKKKGLPPFCDHSHCQPQAIVQIQRHKETLPCLGRRGEAAARTPLSRRQQELPGYLLFVAGLLVDVIAGYYSTELYPTRSTHAFPLLCFLLLCNGVMLSAXKKIQKLPDEEKESPAQIQTLQTLSRGWGDDVEWVQTYEEGLVRSKHSKKPLMVIHHLEECPYSQALRKAFASSPEIQQMAQEDFIMLNLVHSSSDDNMAPDGHYVPRILFVDPSMTVRADLTGKYGNRVYTYEPDDISTLIANMRQAKLLLHPEL, encoded by the exons ATGAAAAG GACTCCAAAGAAGAAGGGCTTGCCTCCCTTCTGTGACCACAGCCATTGCCAGCCCCAAG CTATTGTGCAAATACAGAGGCATAAAGAGACCTTGCCTTGCCTGGGCCggaggggagaggctgcagcaagGACACCCCTGTCGAGGCGTCAGCAGGAGCTGCCAG GGTACCTGCTCTTTGTGGCTGGGCTTTTGGTAGATGTGATTGCCGGTTATTACAGCACTGAACTCTACCCAA CTAGAAGCACGCACGCCTTTCCGTTACTgtgtttcctccttctctgcaATGGTGTAATGCTGTCTGCGTAGAAAAAGATCCAGAAGCTCCCtgatgaagagaaagaaagcCCTGCTCAGATACAGACTCTGCAGACTCTCTCTCGAG GCTGGGGAGATGACGTTGAATGGGTGCAGACATATGAAGAAGGTTTAGTGCGATCAAAACACAG CAAGAAGCCACTGATGGTTATTCACCACTTGGAAGAGTGTCCTTACAGCCAAG CTTTAAGGAAAGCATTTGCTTCTAGCCCAGAGATCCAGCAGATGGCTCAGGAGGACTTTATCATGCTCAATCTGGTG CATTCCAGCAGCGATGACAACATGGCACCCGATGGCCATTACGTCCCTCGGATCCTCTTTGT AGATCCTTCAATGACAGTTCGAGCCGATCTAACTGGCAAATATGGGAACAGGGTGTACACTTACGAACCAGACGATATTTCGACCT